A genome region from Panicum virgatum strain AP13 chromosome 4K, P.virgatum_v5, whole genome shotgun sequence includes the following:
- the LOC120702000 gene encoding tetraspanin-8-like, with protein MARLSHGLLGALNLMTLLLSLPVVCAGVYFRMRAATECERALQLPVIAFGCALLLMFLLVVAVFALTVFTFVVTNRGAGGAVSGRGYQEYRLGDYSGWLQARIAEPETWRRVESCLSEARVCGGRPSDGAVGQDATEFYKRHLSPIQSGCCKPPTRCGFRYVNATFWAAPGSGLSAAAAGDADCRAWSNDMQVLCFECDACKAGVLETVKTKWKAVATVNIALLVLLVVVYTLGCCALRSNGGSRYFKDDGDADKI; from the exons ATGGCGAGGCTGAGCCACGGCCTCCTGGGCGCTCTGAACCTGATGACGCTCCTCCTGTCCCTGCCGGTGGTGTGCGCGGGCGTCTACTTCCGCATGCGCGCCGCCACGGAGTGCGAGCGCGCCCTGCAGCTCCCCGTCATCGCGTTCGGCTGCGCGCTGCTGC TCATGTTCctgctcgtcgtcgccgtctTCGCGCTCACCGTGTTCACGTTCGTGGTCACCAACCGTGGCGCGGGAGGCGCCGTGTCCGGCCGCGGGTACCAGGAGTACCGCCTCGGGGACTACTCCGGCTGGCTGCAGGCGCGGATCGCCGAGCCGGAGACGTGGCGGCGCGTCGAGAGCTGCCTCTCCGAGGCGCGCGtgtgcggcggccggccgtcCGACGGCGCCGTGGGCCAAGACGCCACGGAATTCTACAAGCGACACCTCTCGCCCATCCAG TCTGGTTGCTGCAAACCACCGACGCGGTGCGGGTTCCGGTACGTGAACGCCACCTTCTGGGCTGCCCCGGGATCGGGGCTGtcagcggccgcggccggcgacgcTGACTGCCGGGCATGGAGCAACGACATGCAGGTGCTGTGCTTCGAGTGCGACGCGTGCAAGGCCGGCGTGCTAGAGACTGTCAAGACGAAGTGGAAGGCGGTCGCGACCGTGAACATTGCCCTCCTCGTGCTCCTCGTCGTTGTATACACGCTCGGATGCTGCGCCTTGCGCAGCAATGGTGGAAGCCGGTACTTCAAGGACGACGGTGATGCTGACAAAATCTGA
- the LOC120702001 gene encoding aspartic proteinase nepenthesin-2-like gives MRTRNTSRVVEWFLVVESSSFLEGASGLLSWNGSSSSSQQVKKIANFLKKHAWDIIQNVLSAAPGDQKEGHNNELDSKAADTVGPYIFSLSVGASVLQNITVCVLYYGLPASAGDQIRARGIGHLLRASLQEPDVPERDQPTVAEPADNCSYLVQYNDYINTTGYLATDTFTFGQTLVPDVVFGCSEASFGDFSGASGVLGFSRGDLSLVSQLQLSWFSYLLQFGDDAVPQTENSHSTAFLKSSVYPNLYFVRLTGIMINGRQLNGIPAGTFDLQEDGTGGVFLSTTVPVTCLEEAAYNVVKQAFVSRIKSETVDGSALGLDLCYSLESVDNMTVPKLTLVFDGTNAAMELKKHNYFFADTTTGLERLTILPSRGGSLLGSLLQTDTNMAYDLDGGQLLFETAFAPPPHLKVSLMVVVHLVAWVLLF, from the exons ATGCGCACCAGAAATACTTCAAGGGTCGTCGAGTGGTTTCTAGTGGTCGAGTCTTCTTCCTTCTTGGAGGGTGCTAGTGGCTTGCTTTCTTGGAATGGGAGTTCGTCGAG TTCACAGCAGGTGAAGAAGATCGCCAACTTCTTGAAGAAGCACGCCTGGGACATCATCCAGAACGTCTTGTCGGCGGCTCCCGGAGACCAGAAGGAGGGCCACAACAACGAGCTGGACTCAAAGGCGGCCGACACCGTCGGCCCCTACATCTTCAGCCTCTCCGTCGGCGCGTCGGTCCTGCAGAACATTACCG TGTGCGTCCTGTACTACGGCTTGCCTGCCTCCGCCGGCGACCAAATTCGAGCCAGGGGCATCGGACACCTTCTCCGCGCTTCCCTGCAGGAGCCAGATGTGCCCGAACGTGATCAGCCAACAGTCGCTGAGCCCGCGGACAACTGCTCGTACCTCGTGCAATACAACGACTACATCAACACGACCGGCTACCTCGCCACCGACACGTTCACGTTCGGTCAGACTCTGGTCCCGGACGTGGTGTTCGGCTGCAGCGAGGCGAGCTTCGGTGATTTCTCCGGCGCATCCGGCGTCCTGGGCTTCAGCAGGGGGGACCTGTCCCTGGTGTCGCAGCTCCAGCTCTCCTGGTTCTCCTACCTCCTGCAGTTTGGGGATGACGCCGTTCCGCAGACGGAGAACAGCCACTCAACTGCTTTTCTCAAGAGCAGCGTATACCCTAACCTTTACTTTGTCAGGCTCACCGGCATAATGATCAACGGCCGGCAGCTCAACGGCATCCCTGCAGGAACGTTCGACCTCCAGGAAGATGGCACGGGCGGGGTGTTCCTGAGCACGACCGTCCCGGTCACGTGCCTCGAGGAGGCTGCGTACAACGTCGTCAAGCAGGCATTCGTTAGCCGGATCAAGTCGGAAACTGTGGACGGCTCGGCGCTTGGCCTTGACCTCTGCTACAGTTTGGAATCCGTGGATAATATGACCGTCCCGAAGTTGACGCTGGTGTTCGACGGCACCAACGCGGCCATGGAGCTAAAGAAGCACAACTACTTCTTCGCGGACACCACCACCGGCCTGGAGCGCCTGACCATCCTACCGTCTCGGGGCGGATCGCTCCTGGGCAGCTTGCTGCAGACGGACACGAACATGGCCTACGACCTCGACGGTGGGCAGCTCCTCTTCGAGACGGcgtttgcgccgccgccacacttGAAGGTGTCTCTGATGGTAGTAGTCCATTTGGTAGCATGGGTGCTGCTGTTTTAG